The genomic window GACCACCGTCACGAGGAATTCGGAGAATCCGATCTCCTGCCGGTAGAGCCCGTACAGCGGGGTCGGAAGTGTGGTCCCGGCCATGACCACGGCAAACACCACCGCAGCCAGGACGTACCACGACCGGACCGGGCGCCGGCGCGCACTGGTAGTGGCCATGTGATCACCCTAGATGATCCGCTTGTGGCGGCTCGGCGGGCGGAGCGCCGCCGAGTGCAATGATTGGTTGCGCATCCCCGGGGCTCGGGATACCTTTAGGCAACCGATGGTTGCACCAAGCGCGAGGAGAAGCGCAATCGTGGACACCTCCCTTTCCGCACCACCCCCGTCCTCGGACCGGCAGCCCCAGCACGCGACGGTCGTGGATCCTGACGCGCACCAGATCCTGTTCGAGAACGAACACGTCCGGGTGATCCAGGCGCGCGCCTCGCACGGCTGGGAGAGTGCGATGCACTCGCACGCGCCGATGGTCGTGGTCAATCTCGGCTCCGGGCGGCAGAAGGTGACCTGGCCGGACGGGACGGCGCAGATCGTGGATCTGAACCCCGGTGCGGTCGTCTGGCAGGAGGACGCCTTCGATCACGCCTGGGAGCTGCTGGCGGGCGAGGTCAACGTGGTCCTGGTCGAGGTCAAGTCGGCGGGCACCGGAAAATAGCGCCTGGCACCGGCCTGCTGAGCGCGAACCGGGCCGCGAACCGCATACGTACGGAAAGGAATGCCGTCGTGGACTACGACAGGATCGAACGTGAGCTGTACATCGAGGCGCCGCCCGAGGTGGTCTTCGATGTGGTCAGCAGCCCGCAGCACGTCGCGCAGTGGTGGACGGACGAGGCGGAGTTCACGCCGACCCCAGGCGATCCCGGGTGGGTCGGCTTCGGCGATCCCGTCGAGGGCAAGCGGGAGCGGTTCACCGTCGCCGAGGTGGAGCCCTTCCGGCGCTTCTCCTTCAGGTGGACCCACGGGGAGGGGGAGACGGCGTCGCCGGGCAACTCCCTGCTCGTGGTCATCGAGCTGGAACCGTCCGGCAACGGCACCCGCCTGCGCTTCACCGAGACCGGCTTCCGCGAGCGGGCCGGCGACGCGCGGCAGGCCGCCGTGTGGCATGCCGACCACACCAAGGGCTGGGACCATTTCCTGCCGCGGCTGCCGGCGTACGCCGAGCGGGTCAGTGCGGGCGCGTGAGCGCGACGATGGACGACGAGCTGTGGTCGACGATCGGCGACCCGACCCGCCGGCGCATGCTCGACCTGCTGCTCGCCGACGGGCGCGGCACCGCCACCAGCCTGAGCGAGCAACTGCCGGTGACTCGGCAGGCGATCGCCAAGCACCTCGCGGTTCTCGAACGGGCCGGCCTGGTGCACCCGACGGTCGCGGGGCGGGAGAAGCTCTACCACGTCGACCAGGCGCAGCTCGGCGTCGCCGTGGTGCAGCTGGGCCAGGTCAGCCATGACTGGGACGCCCGGCTCCAGCGCATTCGCCGGATCGCGGAGCGGATCCAGCGCGAGGCCGAGACGCGGGACGCAGCCGCCACGTCGGCGGATCCCGGCGAAGCCGCTCGCTGACGCGGCGCCGCGCGGCTACCCGCGGCCGTCACGGCCGGCCTCGCCGGCCCGGCCGGCCGGCGGGAGCCGGTCGGAACGGGCTGCGGCGCCGGCGGTCAGGACGCCGTGGCGGCCGCGGTGAGGGCGTGACGGGTCGACCAGGTCAGGGCCGCCGTCGCGGTCAGGGCGAGAAGGGGGACGGCGAAGCCGGCTCGTGGGCCGCCAGGGCCGTCCACGAGCCGGCCGACCGCGGCGGCCGAGAGGGCGATACCGGCCGCGCTCGCGGAGTTCGCCCAGGTGAAGGCCTGGGTCAGCACTGACCGGTCCATGACCGACTCGACGAGCGTCGAGGAGGTGATGATGAGCGGAGCGACGCCCGCACCGGGAAGCAGGAGGGCGAGACCGAGCTGCCAGGGGGCGCCGGCCGCCAGCGGCAGCAGCGACGCGCAGGCCAGGAAGGTCAGGATCAGCGGCAGTTGGCCGGCGGGCGGGGTGCGCGGGCGGCGCCGCCCGTACGCCAGGCCGCCCAGCAGGCTTGCCGCGCTCATCAGCCCGTACAGGAAGCCGGCAGCCGCGGGGGCGTGGTGGACGTCGGCGAAGGCGCTCACCGAGACCTGCATCGAGCCGAAGAACACGCCCAGCGCCAGATTGACGGCCAGCAGCGTGGCGAAGTTCCGGGTCAGCAGCGTCCTCGGCCCGCGGGCGGCCGTACGGTCCGCCCGCGGAGCGGCGGCAGG from Streptomyces sp. NBC_01198 includes these protein-coding regions:
- a CDS encoding SRPBCC domain-containing protein, which gives rise to MDYDRIERELYIEAPPEVVFDVVSSPQHVAQWWTDEAEFTPTPGDPGWVGFGDPVEGKRERFTVAEVEPFRRFSFRWTHGEGETASPGNSLLVVIELEPSGNGTRLRFTETGFRERAGDARQAAVWHADHTKGWDHFLPRLPAYAERVSAGA
- a CDS encoding ArsR/SmtB family transcription factor — translated: MSATMDDELWSTIGDPTRRRMLDLLLADGRGTATSLSEQLPVTRQAIAKHLAVLERAGLVHPTVAGREKLYHVDQAQLGVAVVQLGQVSHDWDARLQRIRRIAERIQREAETRDAAATSADPGEAAR
- a CDS encoding MFS transporter; this encodes MRTPGARAFYLAAAPARVGIAMAGLGIVWMVHAETGSFGAAGLVTASFAVAETLMGPQTARLMDRRGQSRVLVPLLCAHAVAVAALVALALAGARTLPLMAAALAAGATIPQIGALAAARWSALLRGRAELRAAFALETIGNDTAYLLGPGLAVLAATRLHPAAGSALAGVLVVGAGLVFAALRGTAPAPAAAPRADRTAARGPRTLLTRNFATLLAVNLALGVFFGSMQVSVSAFADVHHAPAAAGFLYGLMSAASLLGGLAYGRRRPRTPPAGQLPLILTFLACASLLPLAAGAPWQLGLALLLPGAGVAPLIITSSTLVESVMDRSVLTQAFTWANSASAAGIALSAAAVGRLVDGPGGPRAGFAVPLLALTATAALTWSTRHALTAAATAS